The following proteins come from a genomic window of Paenibacillus swuensis:
- a CDS encoding sulfatase-like hydrolase/transferase has translation MRKERQPNILWISLEDTSPRFGCYGDPIACTPNIDRLADGGTMYRNAYSVAGVCAPSRSAIITGMYPTSIGTHHMRTAHTNPYTPELPTPYEAILPPYVKTFTEYLRRAGYYCSNNAKTDYQFAPPLTAWDDCSHSAHWRNRDKDQPFFAVFNPIITHESGMWKDENPLNTDPDRIAMPPYLPDTPKSRQALARHYDNLMVADQAVGRLLEELEEDGLTEQTIVFLWSDHGEGLPRAKRWLYDAGIRVPMIVSWPGQIPAGQSTDRLVSLVDLAPTVLSMAGLEIPAHMQGVPFLETDLADREYVFAARDRFDESYDMVRAVRDRRYKYIRNYYPELPYLLWIPYSHQHPVLQELQRLEDTGALTPPMKLLLQPCRPTEELYDCEADPHEINNLAGEQAHAVQLSRLREAMDGWRSRYGDLGDMDEELMVRLRCPEGVKPTAVKPILVPINAQHAGIIPITDAHVEYSELTKLLLHTATQGASIAYTMEDGDIPRWKIYNGPIQLERGKTLVRARSVRIGFCDSEEARVVITIT, from the coding sequence GCGTAAGGAACGACAGCCCAATATACTATGGATATCCCTGGAGGATACAAGCCCACGATTCGGTTGCTACGGGGACCCGATTGCCTGCACACCGAATATTGATCGCCTGGCAGATGGTGGAACGATGTACCGCAATGCTTACTCGGTAGCGGGGGTATGCGCGCCAAGCAGATCCGCCATCATTACTGGTATGTATCCTACCTCAATCGGGACGCATCATATGCGAACGGCTCACACAAATCCTTATACGCCGGAGCTTCCGACGCCCTACGAGGCGATTCTGCCTCCATATGTCAAAACGTTTACTGAATACTTAAGAAGAGCTGGATATTATTGCTCAAATAACGCAAAAACAGATTACCAGTTCGCTCCCCCGCTAACCGCATGGGACGATTGCAGTCATAGTGCGCATTGGCGTAATCGTGATAAAGATCAGCCGTTTTTTGCCGTATTCAACCCGATAATAACGCATGAAAGCGGCATGTGGAAAGACGAGAATCCGTTGAATACAGATCCGGATCGTATCGCCATGCCACCATATTTGCCGGATACGCCCAAGTCGAGACAAGCGCTAGCCCGCCATTACGACAATCTCATGGTGGCAGATCAGGCGGTTGGTCGCCTATTGGAAGAACTGGAGGAAGACGGGTTAACGGAACAGACCATTGTTTTCCTCTGGAGTGACCATGGCGAAGGTTTGCCAAGGGCGAAACGCTGGCTTTACGATGCAGGCATAAGGGTTCCGATGATCGTGAGTTGGCCAGGGCAAATTCCTGCAGGTCAGTCGACGGATCGGCTTGTGAGCCTCGTCGATCTGGCTCCGACCGTTTTGAGCATGGCTGGACTTGAAATTCCTGCCCATATGCAAGGTGTGCCTTTCTTGGAAACGGACTTGGCCGACCGTGAATACGTCTTCGCAGCAAGGGATCGCTTTGATGAATCCTATGATATGGTCAGAGCCGTCAGGGATCGGCGCTACAAATATATTCGCAACTATTACCCTGAGCTCCCATACTTGCTCTGGATTCCTTACAGCCATCAGCATCCGGTGCTGCAGGAGCTTCAACGGCTGGAAGACACAGGGGCTTTGACGCCACCGATGAAATTGCTGCTGCAACCGTGTCGGCCGACCGAGGAGTTGTACGATTGCGAGGCAGACCCGCATGAAATAAATAACTTGGCAGGTGAACAAGCCCATGCTGTCCAATTGTCCCGCCTTCGAGAAGCGATGGATGGTTGGCGAAGCCGTTATGGTGATTTGGGCGATATGGATGAAGAGTTGATGGTGCGATTGAGATGTCCGGAAGGCGTGAAGCCAACCGCTGTGAAACCGATACTGGTGCCGATCAACGCACAGCATGCCGGCATCATTCCGATTACAGACGCTCATGTCGAGTATAGCGAACTTACGAAATTGCTGCTGCATACCGCTACGCAGGGTGCGAGCATTGCCTATACAATGGAAGATGGAGACATCCCGAGGTGGAAGATCTATAACGGTCCGATTCAGTTGGAGCGAGGGAAGACGCTAGTGCGCGCTCGTTCGGTAAGAATCGGCTTTTGCGACAGCGAAGAGGCTCGAGTTGTCATTACCATTACTTAA
- a CDS encoding helix-turn-helix domain-containing protein, which yields MAKWKLSLWNKYLLSYLLVLLLPVLLMGQIVYVHFIGILKEQSTEANRTILSKISEQMDNNLNEFLSIAALISRSSQLMEADPRTTAELGKLLGQLDYSAANEYIDELIVYRKNSELLLSNKSTYLPVIFNNEVFQIDGWNADEVAEKLQALRGPVIKTAIQKTRQAVDPKAIVYMVPIPLNAEQPQGVVMFVMQEYKLKRLITPASPMSSRSSFILDSSGAILTQSQPQLYSKPTYLEKVTKLPGEGGATVMNGSDTYHVSSLRSNKSGLTFVTVISDEELMRSAVQFRNRALVALGCIAFAGAILIYAVMRLNYNPIKRLIRLTEARWGNKLGQAIGLEKLHAAMDKAEEAYKAWEAQSQTAIGARQQQQLAELLRGGFDSIDLFNRSGAEIGLVLTRNTYQVVLIEQVRRGNLIEQLSSLNPSDYLPEALESFHIQLTTGERAIWIVSYEPDDPMTAERWRTMHRQLVEETGEQLTIGIGGACTTLDGLGKSYIEAVSALQYSAVLGKNNVILFQNTPVEQPGDNGWDPSEQFARIRELLTRGYTDEAARLTEELVQLIAARSSTLYLATYWCYELIHTVTKVVSSLPNVQAQSPSIPYVALLTQLESFEDLMIMVQKVCAEAYSQLATLEDRTGEDVKHELYNRILAYLNEHAFNHQFTVSMLAEDLSSSEASLRRAFKEASGTTIFQYVNELRMNKAKSLLATTDMSVHDIVEVVGYSDDSSFIRKFRQENGLTPGDYRKNQCANPSRIQ from the coding sequence ATGGCCAAATGGAAGCTGTCCTTATGGAATAAATATCTGCTCTCCTACTTGCTCGTGTTATTGCTCCCTGTGTTACTTATGGGACAGATTGTCTATGTTCACTTCATCGGTATTCTGAAAGAGCAATCGACTGAAGCGAATCGGACCATTCTATCGAAAATAAGCGAACAAATGGACAACAATCTCAACGAATTCTTGAGTATTGCTGCGCTTATCTCCCGGTCTTCTCAACTCATGGAGGCTGATCCAAGGACAACCGCCGAATTAGGGAAACTGTTGGGGCAACTGGATTACTCCGCTGCGAATGAATATATTGATGAATTGATCGTCTATCGAAAAAACAGTGAATTGTTGCTTTCCAATAAAAGCACCTATTTACCTGTCATCTTCAATAATGAAGTGTTCCAGATTGACGGTTGGAACGCGGACGAAGTAGCGGAGAAACTTCAGGCGCTGCGGGGTCCGGTTATTAAAACGGCCATCCAAAAAACCAGGCAAGCTGTCGATCCTAAGGCTATTGTCTATATGGTGCCTATTCCTTTGAATGCAGAGCAACCTCAAGGGGTGGTCATGTTTGTCATGCAGGAGTACAAATTGAAGCGTCTAATCACCCCCGCCTCGCCGATGTCAAGCCGCAGTTCCTTCATCCTCGATAGCAGTGGTGCTATCTTAACGCAATCACAGCCTCAGCTGTATTCAAAACCAACCTATCTAGAGAAGGTGACTAAGCTCCCGGGAGAAGGGGGGGCGACAGTAATGAACGGAAGCGATACGTATCATGTATCGTCGCTCCGCTCGAACAAGTCCGGCTTGACCTTCGTCACTGTTATTTCGGACGAGGAGTTGATGCGTTCGGCTGTCCAATTTCGGAACCGTGCGCTAGTAGCTTTAGGATGCATCGCTTTTGCGGGAGCGATTCTGATTTATGCCGTGATGCGCCTGAATTATAACCCGATCAAAAGGCTTATCAGGTTGACTGAAGCCCGCTGGGGGAATAAGCTGGGTCAGGCCATCGGTTTGGAGAAGCTGCACGCAGCCATGGATAAAGCAGAGGAAGCGTACAAGGCATGGGAGGCGCAGTCCCAAACCGCAATCGGAGCCAGACAGCAACAGCAGCTCGCGGAGCTGCTGCGGGGCGGATTCGACAGCATAGATTTGTTTAATCGTTCAGGAGCGGAGATCGGACTCGTGTTAACGCGTAACACCTATCAAGTGGTGTTGATTGAACAGGTTCGAAGAGGCAATCTAATCGAACAGCTCTCATCTCTGAACCCTTCTGATTACCTGCCGGAGGCCCTAGAATCTTTCCACATTCAATTGACTACCGGTGAAAGGGCCATCTGGATTGTCTCCTATGAACCGGATGACCCCATGACAGCGGAACGGTGGAGGACGATGCATCGCCAATTGGTTGAAGAGACTGGCGAACAGCTAACGATCGGCATTGGCGGAGCGTGTACAACGCTTGATGGACTAGGCAAATCTTACATTGAAGCGGTGTCCGCCTTGCAGTACTCGGCCGTTCTAGGCAAGAACAATGTTATATTGTTCCAGAATACACCCGTCGAACAGCCCGGAGACAACGGTTGGGATCCAAGCGAACAGTTTGCCAGGATACGTGAACTGCTGACACGAGGTTACACAGACGAAGCAGCTAGGCTAACGGAGGAGTTGGTACAGTTGATTGCCGCTCGCAGCTCAACGCTGTACCTAGCGACTTATTGGTGTTATGAATTGATTCATACGGTTACCAAGGTGGTTTCATCACTACCTAACGTACAAGCCCAAAGTCCATCTATTCCCTATGTGGCCTTATTAACACAGTTGGAAAGCTTCGAGGATCTAATGATTATGGTACAAAAAGTATGTGCCGAAGCTTATTCGCAACTCGCAACTCTTGAAGACCGAACGGGGGAAGATGTAAAGCACGAGCTATACAACCGAATACTGGCGTATTTGAACGAGCATGCCTTTAACCATCAGTTCACCGTTTCGATGCTGGCAGAGGATTTATCCAGCTCGGAAGCCTCGCTTCGGCGCGCATTTAAGGAAGCGAGCGGCACAACCATTTTTCAATATGTTAACGAGCTTCGCATGAACAAGGCGAAATCCCTGTTGGCGACAACGGACATGTCCGTGCACGACATCGTGGAAGTCGTAGGATACAGCGACGACTCCAGCTTCATCCGCAAGTTCCGGCAAGAAAATGGACTGACGCCCGGTGATTATAGGAAAAACCAATGTGCGAATCCAAGCAGGATCCAATAG
- a CDS encoding ABC transporter permease yields MKRAVLEQTRLSSNKKTGRLESRTWKLMLRNWQLYVLVLPAVIYLIVFQYAPLYGLQIAFKQYSATKGIWASPWVGFDQFERFFQSASFVTTLTNTLYLSVYELILFPIPIVLALLMNHLVGPYKSVVQTILYWPHFISTVVLVGMLSLFLNPRSGLVNHFLGSAGLPSVHFMAEPGWFSSIFVWSGVWQNAGWGTIIYLAALTAIHPELHEAAIMDGANKLDRIRHIDLPGIMPTVIIMLLLAFGSFMTVGFEKAYLMQNPQNAPASEIIQTYVYKSGLLGAQFSYSSAVGLFNNAVNFLILVVMNGILKKLKQTTLW; encoded by the coding sequence GTGAAAAGAGCAGTTTTGGAACAAACGCGACTTTCTTCGAATAAGAAAACCGGCAGGCTTGAAAGCCGTACATGGAAGCTAATGTTGCGAAATTGGCAGCTGTATGTACTCGTATTACCGGCTGTCATCTATTTGATTGTGTTTCAGTACGCTCCCCTGTATGGGCTGCAGATTGCGTTCAAGCAATACAGTGCAACCAAAGGGATTTGGGCGAGTCCATGGGTCGGTTTTGATCAATTTGAACGGTTTTTTCAGTCGGCTTCCTTCGTGACTACATTAACAAATACGCTTTATTTGTCGGTATACGAGCTTATTTTGTTCCCGATCCCCATCGTCTTGGCCTTGTTGATGAATCATTTGGTTGGCCCTTATAAAAGCGTCGTGCAAACGATTCTATACTGGCCGCATTTCATCTCAACGGTCGTTCTGGTTGGCATGCTTTCGCTCTTCTTAAATCCGCGCAGCGGCCTTGTGAACCATTTCCTTGGTTCTGCAGGGTTGCCAAGCGTCCATTTTATGGCGGAACCCGGTTGGTTCTCCTCTATTTTTGTGTGGTCGGGCGTTTGGCAAAACGCAGGGTGGGGGACCATTATTTACTTGGCCGCATTAACGGCCATACATCCGGAACTGCATGAAGCCGCGATCATGGACGGTGCGAATAAGCTGGACCGCATTCGTCATATCGATTTGCCGGGTATTATGCCCACTGTCATCATCATGCTGCTGTTGGCCTTCGGTTCCTTTATGACGGTCGGGTTCGAGAAAGCCTACTTGATGCAGAATCCGCAGAACGCACCCGCTTCGGAGATCATACAAACCTATGTGTATAAAAGCGGGTTGTTGGGTGCCCAGTTCAGTTATTCGTCCGCGGTTGGGTTATTTAACAACGCTGTGAACTTTCTTATTCTTGTGGTCATGAACGGGATTCTCAAAAAACTCAAACAGACAACGTTATGGTAA
- a CDS encoding carbohydrate ABC transporter permease — MNNARNQSLADRLFDLCNIFFFALLLLIVLYPLYFILISSVSHPDSVNLGATYWLPDGFTLEGYRKIFLSQRIWQGYANSTLYVIVGTSIKLALTISAGYALSRKDMPGRQILMMLFVFTIFFQGGMIPSYLLVRELGLLDSIWAIVLPGAISVYHLIIVRTFFQSTIPDELLEASQMDGGTNWIFFFRIAMPLSLPIVAVVALFSAVAEWNAYFQALLYIKDVTKQPLQIVLRELLIQNQQSLGTDAGLDVLEQQNAAEQMKYGVVIIASLPMLVLYPFLQRYFVKGVMIGSIKG, encoded by the coding sequence ATGAACAACGCTCGTAACCAGAGCTTAGCAGACCGGCTATTTGACCTTTGCAACATATTCTTTTTTGCCCTGCTGCTCTTGATAGTCTTATATCCCCTCTATTTCATCTTGATCTCGTCAGTAAGCCATCCTGACAGCGTTAACCTGGGGGCGACCTATTGGCTTCCGGATGGCTTTACTTTGGAGGGTTACCGTAAAATTTTTTTGAGCCAGCGGATTTGGCAAGGGTATGCGAATTCCACTTTATATGTGATTGTCGGCACGTCTATCAAACTTGCCTTAACGATATCTGCCGGCTATGCCCTTTCGCGGAAAGATATGCCCGGTCGACAAATCCTCATGATGCTGTTCGTCTTCACGATATTCTTCCAAGGCGGCATGATCCCAAGCTATCTGCTGGTTCGTGAACTGGGCTTATTGGATTCGATCTGGGCAATCGTATTGCCCGGCGCCATAAGTGTTTATCATTTGATCATCGTCCGTACCTTCTTTCAGTCGACGATACCGGATGAACTGCTTGAAGCTTCGCAGATGGACGGGGGTACGAATTGGATCTTCTTTTTCCGCATCGCGATGCCTTTGTCGCTTCCGATTGTCGCCGTCGTTGCTTTGTTCAGCGCAGTCGCGGAGTGGAATGCCTATTTCCAAGCTTTGCTATATATCAAGGATGTGACGAAACAGCCGCTTCAAATCGTACTTCGAGAACTTCTGATTCAAAACCAGCAGTCGCTAGGCACGGATGCGGGTTTGGATGTGCTGGAGCAGCAAAATGCTGCTGAACAGATGAAATACGGTGTGGTCATTATCGCAAGCTTGCCCATGCTTGTCTTATATCCGTTTTTGCAGCGTTATTTTGTCAAAGGGGTAATGATCGGTTCCATCAAAGGTTAA
- a CDS encoding extracellular solute-binding protein, translating into MKKEVRKFTKWIPLAVITTVVALTGCTSNEKTESPSSTAVIQSFPLEQPLTLKVFTSRNVNSEKPYNEMKLFKDLQAQTNVNIDWSYASGQDLQEKKNLLFASNDLPDAFYGPYTLSVDDLLKYGQEGTLIPLEKLIDSYAPNIKKLFEKRPEFKKMVTSSDGHIYSLPMANYTAKGNTVPAAMYINKKWLDKLNLKMPTTTAELELVLKAFKEKDPNGNGRADEIPLSSLGMRHHFQSLTPLAYAFGKTLPINGGFWHVENGKVNFAPTLSENLDFFNYINRMYKDGLIDKELFTQNEKAYQAKLRAKEQIVGVWFGWSDLATMGVSQSDYVVVPPLKGPKGQAAWPQQDNNYAFTGFQITKVNKAPEVTMKWVDLSYDPLLSFQMIQGAIGTTWKDENGTLTEIPAPQGLSPIQHRLTDSPASFGLGVVLANDVKSAKSKEDQVKDEVIKVYESALIKEWYPKSVLMSPADSEKSRQWNVDVMATNAYLDQQFAKLVVEDNPQVTWNAMVAQLKKYGLEEQTTLAQKYFDAARK; encoded by the coding sequence ATGAAAAAAGAGGTTCGCAAGTTCACGAAATGGATTCCGCTTGCTGTTATAACAACAGTGGTGGCCCTTACGGGCTGCACATCGAACGAAAAAACGGAATCGCCAAGCAGCACAGCCGTTATTCAATCGTTCCCGCTTGAGCAGCCGTTGACATTAAAAGTGTTCACAAGCCGGAATGTCAATTCGGAAAAGCCGTACAATGAGATGAAATTGTTCAAGGATCTGCAGGCCCAAACGAATGTCAACATTGATTGGTCGTATGCATCCGGCCAGGACCTCCAGGAGAAGAAAAACCTCTTATTTGCAAGCAACGATTTGCCGGATGCCTTTTATGGACCTTATACCCTTAGCGTGGACGATTTGCTTAAGTACGGGCAGGAAGGCACATTAATCCCATTGGAAAAGCTGATTGATTCTTACGCGCCTAACATCAAAAAGCTGTTCGAAAAACGGCCGGAGTTCAAAAAAATGGTGACGTCCTCTGACGGGCATATTTATTCACTTCCCATGGCAAATTACACAGCCAAAGGCAATACGGTTCCCGCAGCGATGTATATCAATAAAAAATGGCTGGACAAGTTGAACTTGAAAATGCCAACCACCACAGCCGAACTAGAGCTGGTATTAAAGGCATTTAAGGAGAAAGATCCAAACGGCAATGGGAGGGCCGATGAAATTCCACTCAGCTCGCTGGGAATGCGGCATCATTTCCAAAGTCTGACGCCTCTGGCGTACGCTTTCGGCAAAACGCTGCCAATCAATGGCGGTTTCTGGCATGTAGAAAACGGCAAGGTAAATTTCGCTCCGACGTTATCCGAGAACCTGGACTTTTTCAATTATATAAATCGCATGTACAAAGATGGACTGATTGATAAGGAACTTTTCACACAAAATGAAAAAGCCTATCAAGCCAAGCTACGGGCTAAAGAGCAAATCGTCGGCGTTTGGTTCGGATGGAGCGATTTGGCGACAATGGGCGTCTCGCAATCAGATTATGTCGTTGTGCCCCCGCTTAAAGGGCCAAAGGGTCAGGCGGCATGGCCGCAACAGGACAATAACTACGCCTTCACCGGTTTCCAGATTACGAAAGTGAATAAAGCGCCGGAGGTGACGATGAAATGGGTCGACCTTTCTTATGATCCATTACTCAGCTTCCAGATGATTCAAGGTGCCATCGGTACTACTTGGAAAGACGAGAACGGAACCCTAACGGAGATTCCGGCGCCGCAAGGCTTAAGCCCGATTCAGCACCGATTGACGGATTCTCCGGCCTCATTTGGTTTGGGTGTCGTTCTAGCTAACGATGTGAAAAGCGCCAAGAGCAAAGAAGACCAGGTGAAGGACGAAGTAATCAAGGTCTATGAGTCGGCTTTGATTAAAGAGTGGTATCCCAAATCTGTACTGATGAGTCCGGCAGATTCCGAGAAAAGCAGACAATGGAACGTTGATGTAATGGCAACCAATGCCTATTTGGATCAACAGTTTGCCAAGCTGGTTGTAGAAGACAACCCGCAAGTGACATGGAATGCCATGGTAGCACAATTGAAGAAATACGGCCTTGAAGAGCAAACTACGCTTGCCCAAAAGTATTTTGATGCAGCACGCAAATGA
- a CDS encoding sulfatase family protein: protein MPKQPNIVLFNCDDLGFGDLGCYGSTLNDTPVIDRMAAEGLRLTSFYVASPVCSPSRGSLMTGCYPKRVGFDQFEGKAVLFPGQGVGLNPEEVTIAKLLQTAGYHTLHIGKWHCGDQPQFLPTRHGFDHYYGLPYSNDMGMQAGRVNRYPPLPLLADEEVLQEQPDQASLAERYMEQAIRFIRKSGESPFFLYFAPLQVHLPLYAPSRFVQQSRNGDYGAAVACIDWCIEVLLSELKRLSLAEDTLVVFMSDNGSRGDHGGSNAPLRGAKTTTWEGGMRVPCIAYWPGRIQPGNVSDEIVAALDWYPTFARLAGIELPDRTIDGLDITDFLLQVPSVPSPRQVMFYYHKDAIEAVRDGKWKLHVGKIGEPFEALFDLEQDTGETDNVWELHPNVVARLKQLIAKCGEELGDRAAGLPGTNIRKIGQVERPSTLTHVTDDHPYMCALYDKPEFG, encoded by the coding sequence TTGCCCAAACAACCTAATATTGTTTTGTTTAACTGCGATGACTTAGGATTTGGCGATCTCGGCTGTTATGGTTCTACCCTGAACGATACGCCGGTCATTGACCGGATGGCAGCGGAAGGGTTGCGGCTAACGAGCTTCTATGTGGCATCTCCCGTGTGTTCGCCTTCAAGAGGGTCGCTCATGACGGGCTGCTATCCGAAGCGCGTGGGCTTTGACCAGTTCGAGGGGAAGGCGGTGTTGTTCCCGGGCCAAGGCGTCGGCCTGAATCCGGAGGAAGTGACCATCGCTAAATTGCTGCAAACGGCAGGATATCATACGTTGCACATCGGGAAATGGCACTGCGGCGATCAGCCGCAGTTCCTCCCAACCCGGCACGGCTTCGACCATTATTATGGTCTTCCTTACAGCAATGATATGGGTATGCAAGCGGGGAGAGTCAACCGTTATCCACCTTTGCCGCTGCTTGCGGACGAAGAAGTGCTGCAGGAGCAGCCTGACCAGGCTTCGCTGGCCGAGCGGTATATGGAGCAGGCGATTCGTTTCATTCGAAAAAGCGGGGAGAGTCCATTCTTTCTTTATTTCGCTCCCTTGCAGGTCCATCTTCCGTTGTATGCGCCAAGTCGATTCGTGCAGCAATCCCGCAACGGCGATTACGGGGCGGCAGTCGCTTGCATCGACTGGTGCATAGAAGTGCTGCTTTCTGAGCTGAAACGGTTGTCGCTGGCTGAGGATACGTTGGTCGTCTTCATGTCAGATAACGGCTCTCGCGGAGATCACGGCGGAAGCAATGCCCCGCTTCGCGGAGCGAAAACCACGACATGGGAGGGGGGGATGCGGGTGCCGTGCATCGCTTACTGGCCAGGCAGGATTCAGCCGGGTAACGTAAGTGATGAGATCGTAGCGGCGCTCGATTGGTACCCGACGTTCGCCAGATTGGCGGGGATTGAGCTGCCGGACCGGACGATTGACGGTTTGGATATAACGGATTTCCTGCTGCAGGTGCCCTCGGTGCCATCGCCCCGCCAAGTGATGTTCTATTACCACAAGGATGCGATTGAAGCGGTTCGGGACGGGAAGTGGAAATTACATGTGGGCAAGATAGGCGAGCCATTCGAGGCGCTATTCGATCTGGAACAGGATACGGGGGAGACGGACAATGTCTGGGAGCTTCACCCGAACGTCGTTGCGCGGTTGAAGCAGCTTATTGCCAAATGCGGTGAAGAGCTTGGAGATCGAGCAGCGGGGTTACCCGGTACGAATATCCGAAAAATCGGACAGGTGGAGCGTCCATCGACGTTAACTCACGTAACAGACGATCATCCTTACATGTGCGCCTTGTATGACAAACCTGAGTTCGGGTAG